The sequence below is a genomic window from Aminivibrio sp..
CTGACGGTATTGCCGTCCTCGACCTTCCCCAGTCTGGACGTGATGCCGTTATCGAAAAGCATAGCCTCGACGAGGGACGTCTTTCCTGCCCCTCCATGGGCCGCAATTGCGATACTGCGTGTGTTCTCAGGCTGACGGGTTCCCATTCCAACTACCTCCTCCGGCGTCTCGTGCTTTGCCCCGGACCGTTTTTACGTCCATTGAGGGCAATTTCAATATCTTACGCATAATGTTTCCGTTCGTCAATAAATGTCGCCCTACCTAAATCCGCTAATTTTTCAGGCAGAGGGAGTATCGCCGGGGACCGTTTCGGCCGCCGGATCCAGGGTAAAAACGGATCGCATCTACCGGTCCTCTTTCAGCCGGCGTTCAAGGATACCGGAGATGGCGGCGACGTCTGCCTGGCCCCTTGCCTCCCTCATGACAAGGCCCGCGAGAAATTTGATCTTCTTTCCCTTGGGGTCCCTGCCCGAGCGGATTTCTTCCACCACGTCGCCGTTGGCCCTAAGGACCCGCTCCACCATTTTTTCCACGTCTTCGGAGGACAGACCTCCGGGAGAAGCCCCGGCCGCCTCGAGGGCATCCTTGAAAGATCGCCCTTCCGCCAGGCGGGCGAAGACCTCTCGGGCCACCGTGGTGGAAAGCTTTCCGCCGTCCACAAGGGAGACCAGTTCCGCCAGAGCGGAGGGCTTCACCGGGAAGGAGTCCATGGAAAAACCCTTCTCGTTCATCACCCGGAAGACTTCGGTGCGGATCCAGTTGGCCGCCCGTAAAGGAGAAGCGCCGCTTTTGACGCATTCCTCGAAGTACAGGGCCACGGGAAGGCTCTCCGCCATGAAGGCGGCATCGGTCTCAGGAAGGCCGTACTTCTCCGCGAACCGCCCCTCTTTGGTCCAGGGCAGTTCGGGCAGGGCGTTTCGGGTGCTTTCCAGAAGCTCTTCCGTCACCACGATGGGAGGGATGTCGGGGTCCGGGAAGTAACGGTAGTCGTCGGCGGCCTCCTTGCTTCTCATGGAGGTGGTGACACCCTCGCCGTCGTTCCAATGGCGGGTCTCCCTCTCCAGGCTGCCTCCTTCGGCAAGGACCGCCGTCTGGCGGCGGATTTCATACTGCAGCGCCCGCTCCACGGCCCGCAGGGAGTTCATGTTCTTGATTTCCGTCCGCTCGCCCCAGCACAGCACCTCCCCGGTGGCTTCGTCGGTCTTCTTCACCGACACGTTGGCGTCCACCCGGAGAGACCCCCGCTCCATGTCGCCGTCGGAGACGCCGAGGTAGCGCATCGTTTGGCGAATGCGGGCGACATACTCCCGGGCCTCCCCGGGGGAGGTGATGTCGGGCTCGGAGACGATCTCCGCCAGGGGGACACCGCCCCGGTTGTAGTCCACGAAGGAAAAGGCGGCCCCTTCCAGGCGCCCGTCGGCGGCCGAGTGAACCAGTTTTCCGGCATCCTCCTCGAGGTGGAGCCTGGTGATGCGGATCCGACGTGGCCGGCCGTCGTCGCCGGGAATGAAGATCTCTCCTCCCTCGGCGAGGGGAAGGTCGTACTGGCTTATCTGGTATGCCTTGGGCAGGTCGGGGTAGAAATAGTTTTTCCGGTGGAAGACCGAGTGGTTCTTGATGGTGCAGGACAGGGCCAGCCCGGCCCGGACACCCAGTTCCACCGCCTTTTTGTTCAGGACGGGAAGGCTCCCGGGGAGGCCGAGACACACGGGGCAGACGTTGGTGTTCGGCTCGGCCCCAATGTAGTCCGTGGAGCACGGGCAGAAGATTTTCGTGGCCGTGGAAAGCTGCACGTGGATTTCCAGGCCGATGACGGGGATGTACCGGAAAGTCATCGGACGTTCCCTCCTTCCGTCGCTGCACTCCTGGGCGCCATGCGCGCCTTTCCGAGGTGCCGCTCCAGGACGGCCGCGGCGTTCAGCAGTTCGGGCTCGCCCCACTGGGGCGCGATGAACTGGACGCCCACGGGCAGGGGTTTTTCTCCGCCGGTGAATCCGCCGTTGAGGGACAGGGCCGGCAGTTCGGCGAGGTTCACAGGAAGGGTGAACACGTCGGCCAGGTACATCCGGATGGGGTCGTCCACCAGCTCGCCCTTTTTGAAGGGGGGCGCTGGGGCCGTGGGCAGGGCGATGAGGTCGCACTCTTCGAAGGCCTTCCGGAACTCGGCCTTCATGAGAGAGCGGACCTTCTGGGCTGTGAGGTAGTAGGCATCGTAGTACCCCGAGCTGAGCACGTAGGTCCCGGTGAGGATCCTCCGCTTCACCTCGGTGCCGAAGCCGGCCCCCCGGGTTGTGAGGTAGAGGTCGAGCAGGGTGTCCTCCCTGCAGGAAAGACCGTACCGGACTCCGTCGAACCGGGCCAGGTTCGAGCCGGCCTCGGCGGGGGCGAGGATGTAGTAGCAGGGCAGGCCGAACTCGAGGGAGACGGGAAGGGAGACCTCCACGATCTCCGCCCCCTCCTCCCGGCAGAGGTTCAGGGTATTTTCCAGGACCCGGCGTACCTCCGGGTCCACGGAGGACTGCATGGCGTCAAGCTCCTTCACCACGGCTATTCTCTTTCCCCTGAGGGAGACGGCAGCGAGATGCGCCGTGTAGTCCGGGCGCTCCCTGCGGCTGCACGTTCCGTCCCTGGCGTCGGGAGCGGCGATGACCGAAAGCAGGAGGGCGAGATCCTCCACGGTGCGGGCGAAGGGGCCGATCTGGTCGAGGGACGAGGCGAAGGCCACGAGGCCCCACCGGCTCACGAGGCCGTAGGTGGGCTTGAGGCCGTAAATCCCGCAGTAGGAGGCCGGCTGGCGGATGGACCCTCCCGTGTCGCTCCCGAGAGCCAGGGGGGCATACCCGGCGGCCACAGCCGCGGCGCTTCCCCCGGAGCTGCCTCCCGGCACCCTGCCGGTATCCCAGGGGTTGGACGTCGGGTGAAAGGCGGAGAACTCCGTGGAGCTTCCCATGGCGAACTCGTCCATGTTGGCCTTTCCGGCGAAGACGGCCCCGGCCCCGGCGAGCAGTTCCGCGACTCTCGCGTCGTAGGGAGGGATCCACCCCTCGAGGATCCTGCTGGCGCAGGTTGCCGGAACTCCCCGGAGGCACATGTTGTCCTTCAAGACAACGGGCACGCCCGCGAGAGGACCGGGGTCCATACGGCGGGCGATCATTCCGTCGATCCGGGCAGCTTCTTCCCGTCCCCTGTCGGCGGTGAGGGCCAGCATAGCGGACAGTTCCGGTTCGAGGTCTTCGATCCGGGAAATACAGGAGGCGAACACCTCCGACGCTGAGAAATCCTTAGCTTTTATGCCGCGGACCATCTCCGCGGCGGAGAGGGCAAAGAGCTCCATACCCTATTCCTCCTCCAGGATCCGGGGAACGACGAAGAAGCTGCCCTTCCTCTCCGGTGCGGCTGCCAGCACGTCATCCCGGACGGTGGACCGGACAGGCTCGTCCTCCCGGAGAGGAGGGGCTTCCCTCTCGGAAAAGAGAAAGGGATCCACCCCGTCGAGATTCAGCCGCCCTTCTTCCCGGGCCCGGGAAAGGGTGGCGAAATGGCCCAGGATGGCTTCAAAATGGCGCACGAGAGGTTCTATCTCTTTCTCCTCCACGCGCAGCCTGGCGAGATCGGCCACGTGCCGAACGTCCTTTTCGCTGATCGTCATTGGCTTTGCCTCCTGTTCGACGAAACGACCGGTGGGGTATTTCTTGAAGAGACCTTCAGGAAGTCCTTCCGCTGCGGATCATTTCGAGAAATTCTTCTTCTCCCACGATGGGCACTCCGAGGGCGGCGGCCTTCGCGAGCTTGCTCCCCGCTTCTTTGCCGGCCACCACCAGGGAGGTTCTGCTGCTCACGCTGGAGGAACACGCCGCGCCTGCTGCCTTCGCGAGGGCCTCGGCTTCGCTCCGGGTCAGGGAATCCAGCTCCCCGGTGAAAACGATGCGCATGCCCTCGAGGAACCGGGATCCCTGCTCACCGGGCTGTTCTTCCGGGGCTGGAAGGGCGCCCCTGAGGCCGAGCTCCGCCAGTTCCTCCAGCAGTTTCCTGTTCTGTTCCCTGGCGAAAAAGGACCGGATGGACGCCGCCATGACGGGTCCGATGCCCTCCACCGATGCCAGGGCTTCTTCCGGAGCCTTGCTGAGGGTCTGCACATCCCGGAAGGCCTCTGCCAGGATCTCCGCCCCCCGGGCCCCCACGAACCGAATGCCGAGGGCGGCGAGGAGGCGGGAGAAGGGCCGTTCCTTCGAAGTCCTGACGGCTTCCAGCAGGTTTTCCGCCGACTTCGGCCCCATCCGGTCCAGGCCGGCCACCGAGTCGATCGAAAGACGGTACAGATCGGACACCGTGCGGACAATCCCCTTGTCCACGAGCTGCTCAACCAGCCTGTCGCCCAGGCCGCGGATGTCCATGCCGCCCCGGGAGGCGAAATGGCGGATGCCCTCCTTGAGCTGGGCGGGACAGGAAGCCCTGTTCATACACCGGAGGGCAGCCTCGCCTTTGAGACGCACCACCGGGGATCCGCAGGACGGGCAGGCTTCAGGCATGACAAACTCCCGCTCGGTTCCGTTCCTGAGCTCCTTCACGGCCCCGAGCACCTCCGGGATGATCTCCCCCGCCTTCCGGACCCGGACCATATCCCCGATCCGGAGGTCTTTTCGGCGGAGTTCGTCCTCGTTGTGGAGGCTCGCCCGCCGGACCACCGTCCCGGAAAGGGTCACCGGCTCGAGGACGGCCACGGGGGTGAGTACCCCGGTCCTACCCACGGAGACGATGATATCGGAAAGGCGGGTGGTCTTTTCCTCCGGGGGATACTTGAAGGCTATGGCCCACCGGGGGGCGTGGGAGGTGGATCCCATTTCGCTCCAGGCGCGAAGGGAGTCGAGCTTCACCACCACCCCGTCGGTGGCATAGGGAAGGGAGAATCGTCTCTTTTCCCAGGCGGCGACGAACTCCTTCACTGCATCTCCGTCGGGGCAGAACTGCCAGGCTTTCTGGACGGGAAACCCGACCCGGGAGAGCCATTCCAGGATCTCCCTCTGGGAGGCGAGACCAAGATGTTCGGGGAAGACCACCGAGTACAGGTAGATGGAAAGCCTTCTTCCGGCGGTGACCGCCGGGTCGAGCTGCCGGAGGCTTCCTGCGGCGGCGTTCCTGGGGTTGGCGAAGAGGGGCTCTCCCCGCTCTTCCCGTTCTTCGTTGAGGCGCGCGAAGTATTTTCTCTCAAGAAACACTTCGCCCCGGACCTCCACCCGCCCCCGGGGAAAGTCTGAAAGGGTGAGGGGAAGGGTGCGGATAGTCCTGAGGTTGGCGGTGATATCCTCCCCCACCCGCCCGTCTCCCCGGGTCGTTCCCCTGACGAAGGCGCCGTCCTCATAGGTGAGGGAAACGGCGAGGCCGTCGATCTTCATCTCGCAGACATACCCTCCCGCCGCCCAGGGGGCGGTTCGGTTCAGGAAGCCGTCCAAATCCTCCCCGTTCAGGGCGTTGTCCAGGCTAAGCATGGGGACCGAGAGGGTGACTTTCTCGAACCGTTCACTCGCCTTCGCGCCGACCCGCTTCGTGGGCGAATCGGGGGAGGCGAGCTCCGGCCATGTGGCCTCGAGATCGACAAGCTCCCGGTAAAGGGCGTCGTATTCGTCATCGGGAATTTCGGGAGCGTCCTCCACGTAATAGAGGCGCCCGTGGCGGGCGAGCTCCCTTTGCAGGAAAGCCGCCCGCCGCCGGACCTCTTCAGGTATCTCCAACGCTCGTTCCTCGTCCCGGGGCACGGGGGGTCAGCCTCCTACTCCCCTGCGGCCTCACCGCCGTCCTCCCTGGTGCGGGAAGGCAGGGGCTTCATGGTCGGGAAAAGAATGACATCCCGGATGGACCTGGAGTCGGTGAGGAACATGACAAGCCGGTCCACGCCGATGCCCAGTCCTCCCGTGGGGGGAAGGCCCGTCTCGATGGCGTTTATGAAGTCCTCATCGAAATCATGAGCCTCGTCATCGCCGGCCTCCTTCTTTTTGAGCTGGTCCTCGAACCGGCCCCGCTGGTCCAGCGGATCGTTCAGCTCGCTGAAAGCGTTGGCCACTTCCTTGCCGCAGATAAAGAGCTCGAACCTGCGGGTGTAGTCCGGGTTCTCCGGGTCTCTCTTGGCGAGAGGGGAGATCTCGGTGGGATGGCCGGTGACGAAGGTGGGCTGGATCAGCTTCTCTTCCACAAAGGTCTCGAACATGAGATTGAGGACCGTGAACCGGCTCTCGGTTCCCTTGATCTCCACGCCCCGGTCCTTGGCTATCCTCCGGGCCTCGTCGTCTTCGGCTATGCCGCGGAAATCGATGCCCGTGTATTCCGCCACCAGGTCGAGCATGCTCCCCCGCTTGAAGGGCCTGTCGAAGTCGAGATCCACGTCCTGGAAACGGACCTTCCTAGGATTGCCGGGCCCGCAGACCACGTCGGCGGCGTTCCGGATGATCTCCTCGGTGAGGTCCATCATGTCGTGGTAATCCGCATAGGCCCAGTAGACCTCCATGGCTGTGAACTCCGGGTTGTGCATGGTGTCGAGCCCCTCGTTGCGGAAGTTCTTTCCCATCTCGTAGACCCGGCCGAACATGCCCACCACGAGACGCTTCAGGTAGAGCTCCGTGGCGATGCGGAGGTACATCTCCATGCCGAGGGCGTTGTGGAAGGTCTTGAAGGGGCGGGCGTTGGCGCCTCCGGCAAGGACCGACAAAATCGGGGTCTCCACCTCGATGGTACCATGGTCCTCCAGGGTTTTCCGAATGGAGGAGATGATCTTCGACCGTTTCCGGAAGGTCTCACGCACCTCGGGGTTGGCTATGAGGTCGGTGTACCGTCGGCGGTACCGTACTTCAGTATCCTTCAGGCCGTGCCACTTCTCTGGCAGAGGACGGAGGGCCTTGCAGAGGAGCACGCACTCCCGGACGTGGATGGTGAGTTCCCCCCGCTGGGTACGGAAGGGGTGGCCGATGATGCCGACCCAGTCGCCCGAGTCGACCCATTTTTTCGCGAAGGTGTACTTCTCCTCGCCCATGGCGTTGAACTGGAAATAAAGCTGCAGGCTGTCCGTCTCGTCGGCCAGGTTGGCGAAAGCGGCCTTCCCGTGCTTGCGGAGGGCCATCACCCTGCCGGCGGTGACGATGGTCACCGACTCGTCAATCTCGTCCTCGGCCAGGTGGCTGAAGTTCTCCCGCACGTAGGCGAGGGAGTGCTTCCGGTCCCACTTCTCCACGAGGTAGGGGTTGTAGCCCTCCTCGGCAATCAGCCGCTCAAGTTTGTCCTTCCGCTGACGAACAATCTCGTCCTCTCCGTCGTTCCCCTGGGGGATACGGTTCGGGGCGTCCTTTTCATATTGTACATCCACTGCATTCTTCTCTCCTTTCGAAGTACGCGTCACAACGTTCAAGTATCCCCCGGAGTTCCGTCCAGCAAAGTACGCGGGCCGCCGCCCTGCGGAGCCCGCCTATACCCCGGACGCCCCTGAACATGCCGGAAAGAAGGCGCTTTACGAAAAGCACCGCCATCCGTGGGCCGCAATAGCCGCACACCGAGTCGCCGAAGTGCAGCAACAGAGACATCTGGAAATCCGGGGACGGATTTCTGTAACTATTATGCACGTCATACCCGAGAAACGCCAGAGTGCGGGCAAAGAGGAAGGGGTCAGCCAAGGCGCCCCTCGCCATCAGGACAGTCCGGCACCCCCGCCGGAGATAGTCCGCCGCCTGCTCCGGGGTGTAGACGTCACCGCTGGCGCAAATTTTTTCCGGGAATTTCGCCGCCATGGCCCCCACGATCTCCCGGTCAGCCTCTCCTGAATACCGCTGGGCGGGAGTGCGGCCATGAAGGCAGACCAGGGAGGCACCGGCATCCAGAAGCCCCCGACAGAACTCCTCCGTCGTCAGGGGGTAACCGGGAGGGCATTTTCGGATCTTCGGCCATACGGGCAGTCCCAGGCCCGACAGAGAGGAAACCATCGAAAATGCCGTGCCCGGGTTTTCGAGGAGCCGGGCCCCCGCTCCCTTTTTGAGTACCTTGGGCATGGGACAGGCCATGTTGATCCCTACCGCCCGGAAGGACGTCCCCTCCAGGGCGGTCTCGGCGCCCCGCAGCATGGTCTCCGTGTCGCCCGCGAAGAGCTGGACAATGACCGGCGCTTCACCGGGCAGGATGTCGAGCATGGCCGCCGTTTTCCTGTTGGCCCGCCGGAGCCCAGCGCAGCTGATCATCTCCGTGTGGACAGCCGCGGCACCGAGGAGCGAATAGAAGAGCCGCAGGGGGGGAATGGTCACCCCGGCGAGGGGGGCCAGCAGGAGGGGGGATTCGAGAGCCAGCCCACCCGCTTCTGTGCGGTGCGGTGCGACCACGGAAAAGACCGGAGGAAAGGCGCTCACAGCGGGCGGTTCCGCTCGTGGATGAGCCGGAGCCCTTCCAGGGTGAGCCACGGGTCCACTGTGGTGATGGTTTCCGAGATGGCGCCGATAACCGCCGCGTGGCCTCCCGTGGCCGCCACGGGCGTTCTGCCGCCCAGTTCGTCCCAGGTCTTCCGGACGAGAAAATCCACGAGCCCCGCGTTGCCGAAGAGAATTCCCGCCTGGATGGAGCCGATGGTATTGTTCCCGATGACGGTCTTCGGGGGTTCCAGGGAGACCTGGGGCAGCTTCGCCGTGCGCCCGAAGAGAGATTCCATGCCCGTCACCAGGCCGGGGGAGATGGTCCCCCCAAGGTAGGCCCCCTCGTAGTTCAGGATGTCGAGGGTGATGGCCGTGCCGAAGTCCACCACGATGAGGGGCGCGCCGTACTTGGCCTTCCCCGCCACGGAGTTCACAAGCCGGTCGGCCCCCACTTCATGCTTGGGCGAATAGGCGATGTCGATGCCAAGGTCCAGGGCGGACGTCACCTTCACTGGTTCCACCGCGAGGTATTCCCTCAGGCCCTCGGAGAGAGCCATGTCGAGGGAGGGTACGACGCTCGAGTAGATGGCCCCGTCGATGGACGCCCGGGGGATGCCGCAGATGTCCAGCAGGTTCAGCAGGAATATGCCCAGCTCGTCGGAGGTGCGCCTCTCCGACATGAGTCTCCAGTGCTTCACCAGGGTCTCACCGTCGTAGATGCCGATGACCGTGGTGGTGTTTCCGACGTCAAGGACCAGCAGCATAGTACCGTCCTCCTCTTTTGAAGGATTTCAACATCAGGACATTATACCCTGTCGGGAGGGAAATTTCGTCCCCCAAGTCCTAACCTAAATCCGCAGGCAGAGGGAGATAATGCCGGCAGCACAGGGCGGAACCTCAGAAAAAGATCATCCCGGCGAGGAGCGCAAGCAGGGCTCCCCCGAAGGTTCGGAGCCCCGGCCTGAAGAGGCCGAAGGCGAGGGAGACGATAAAGGCGGCGCTGCCCGCAACGGCGAACGCCGGCGACCAGGAGGCAGACCACGGTATGAATGACGTGAGAGTATCCGCCGCCCACTGCCAGAGGAGAAAGAGCCCCTCGGCGGCGGCGGCGATATAATACCCCCCGGGTATCCCCGCAAGGGCAGGTATTGAGAGCACGGCGGCGAAGGGGTAGAGAAAGGCAAAGACCGGGAGGGCCGCCATGTTGACCAGGATGCCGGACAGTGGGACAGCGCCGAAGACGGCGGCTGTCTGGGGGTAGGTGGCGAGCCAGACCAGAGGGCTTGCGGCAAGGGCTGCCCTCCAGCCCGTTCCCCGTTCGGCAAGAGCGGACAGCAGAAGGGCTGCCGTAACGGACAGCCTCCATCCGAGGTCGGCGTACCACTCGGGCCTCCAGAGAAGGAGAAGAAGCCCCGCCAGGGATACGGCGTTGAGGGGGCTCCCCTTCCGTCCAAGGGCATAGCCGAGGAGTACGGACTGCACCATCAGGGCGGCCCGGAGGGCGCTTGGCGCTCCCCCCGCCAGAAGGGCGTAGCCCCAGAGAAGGCCGCTTGTCGCGAGAATCCGTCCGCGGAAGGACAGCCTCCGGCGAAGAATGCCGAGGGAGAGAATCTTCCAGACAGCCGCAGCGGCGAGGCCCACGTGGAAGCCGGAGACGGCGAGAAGGTGGGCGGTTCCCCAGGTCCTGTGGCCGTCTGCGAGGGAGGGGTCCCGAACGCCGAGAAAGGCGGCGAGAAGATAGCCCCTGGTGGCCGGAGGAAGGTTGAGGAGTATGTTCCTGCGAAGGGCCGTTCTGAGGGCGGGCAGGCCGAAACGCCTCTCCCGCCGGGGCAGCAGTTCGTCGGGGAAAACCTCGGCGGACACGCCCCTGGCCCGCCAGTACAGGTCTTCCCTGAAGGATGAATTTTCCCTGATCCTGAAAGGTACTGCCTCGCCGGCGAATGTGAGGGTCTCCCCTTCCATGACGGACCGGTCCGGCCGGAGCCTGAGAAGGTACCGTCCCGTCGCGCCGTCCACCACCACGACCCTTGAGGAACCCCACGGGCGTTCGAGGATCACCACGCCGCCGTCGAGAACCCGTCCCCGGAGCGGGGAAAAGTTCTGCACCCTCCAGGTTGAGAGGAAGGAACACAGGAAGGCCAGAAGGGCCAGAGCGAGGCAGTAAGAAAGAAACCGGGCGGGACGGCGGCCGGAAAGAAGGAGAAGGAGCCCGAGGCATACAAGTGATGCGGCGGCTCCGGCCGCAGAAGGGGGCATTCCCCTATCGCCGAGGACGAGGGCCGTAAAGACCGCTCCGAGGAGGAAGAGAAGAGGGGCCCGGGCGATGCCTTCGTCATATCCCGGAAGGGGGATCATCGCAGGTCGACGTGGTTCCTGATGCTCTCCAGCTTTTTTGGGCCTATACCCTTCACCTTCAGGAGATCCTGCAGGGATGAGAACTTGCCTTTCTGCGCCCGGTATTCGAGGATGGCCCGAGCAATCGTCGGACCGATCCCGGGGATACGCTGGAGTTCTTCCAGGGATGCGGTGTTCACCCTCACGGCTCCGCCGACATTGCCGCCAGGAATTGCGGGCGGCCGGAGGAAACCGCTGTCCGGCGGGGCGCCGGAAGCTGAGGCATCGTTCTTTCCGCCGTCCTCCCCCGCCAGGGGGACATGGACATGCACCCCGTCCGCCAGGGGAGCGGCCAGGTTGACCTTCACGGGATCAGCGTTGGGAAGCAGTCCCCCCGCAGCGTCCACCAGGTTGTGAACTCTGCTTCCAGGAGGGAGGGAATAGACTCCCGGCGAAGCCACGCCGCCGGTGATGTAGAGCACCCACTCCTTCGCCTCCGGAGGCTCCTGAGCGGGCATGGAAACTTCCGGCGGTGCGGAGGGTCTGTCTGCGGGCACGGTTATGGAGAGGGCGGGGCCGGCCTTCGCTCCCGAGGGACGGTCCACGAAACGGCCCGAGAAAAGGAACACCACTATTCCCGCCAGGACAAAACACCCGATTCCCAGGGCGAAGAAGGCGAGCCCCTGGTATTTCGGATCGGAAAAAATACCTTTCTTCACTGCCCGTCCCCCCTATTTTCCGTTTTCGACGATCCGGCCGGAGAGGCACCAGTTGTCCGCCCGGGTGATCTCCACTCGGACAAACCGGCCGAGCATCTCCTCCCCCGCCTCCACGAGCACCACCTTGTCGGAAGGGGTCCGCCCCTGCAGGAGTCCATCTCCCCGGGGGGCGAAGTCGTCCAGAAGCACGGGGAAAAAGCTCCCCACGAGGGATTCGTTGATCTCACGGGCGATTCTCGACTGGAGGATATTCACCCCATTCAGCCGTGCCATTTTTTCCCGGTGGGGAACCTGATCCTCCCGGCGTGCCGCCCCGGTACCCTCCCGGGGAGAGTAGGCGGCGGAGTGAACGAGGTCGAACCGGAATTCCTCCAGCACCTTCAGAGATTCCCGGTAATCCTCCTCCGTTTCCCCGGGGTGCCCCACGATGAGATCCGTGGTGAGGCCGACTCCCGGCAGTCGGCTCCGGATTGCGGAGACCACGGCCCGGTACTGCTCCACCGTGTATCCCCTGTTCATGAGGGCGAGGACGCGGTCGCTCCCTGACTGGATGGGCAGGTTGATGGAGGGGCAGATCACCGAAGAATGCTCCGCCATTACCTCCACAATGTCGGGAGTGAAGTCCCGGGGATGGGAGGTAGCGAACCGGAGAAGCCGGACTCCCGTCTTCAGGGCGCCGTCCCTCAGGAGGTCGGCGAAGGTGTAGCCGTTGGTGAAATCCTTTCCGTAACTGTTCACGTTCTGCCCAAGCAGGGTGATCTCCAGGACGCCGTCGGCCGCAAGGGTTCTCATTTCCTCGAGGATATCCTCGGGGGGACGGGAGACGAAGCGCCCCCGGACGTAGGGGACGATGCAGTAGGAGCAGAAGTTGTCGCAGCCGTGGGATATGGTAACGAAGGCTTTCCAGGGGTTGACCCGCTCCACGGGGGCGCCGGGGAGTTCGATGAATGCTCTTGGGTCGTCGTCAAGGAACAGGAAGATTTCACCGGGAGATGCCATGAGCTTCTCCAGGCCGTCAGGCACGGCGCCGATGTGCCTGGGGCCGGAGACGAAGCGGACCCAGGGGAACCGGGCGGCCATTTTGCGGCCCACGTTCTGGGCCACGCAGCCCGTCACGGCAACGAAGGGCTTCCGCTCTCTCTCCCAGCGGGGGGCGAACCTGCCAAGGTCGCTCCAGACTTTCTG
It includes:
- the gatA gene encoding Asp-tRNA(Asn)/Glu-tRNA(Gln) amidotransferase subunit GatA: MELFALSAAEMVRGIKAKDFSASEVFASCISRIEDLEPELSAMLALTADRGREEAARIDGMIARRMDPGPLAGVPVVLKDNMCLRGVPATCASRILEGWIPPYDARVAELLAGAGAVFAGKANMDEFAMGSSTEFSAFHPTSNPWDTGRVPGGSSGGSAAAVAAGYAPLALGSDTGGSIRQPASYCGIYGLKPTYGLVSRWGLVAFASSLDQIGPFARTVEDLALLLSVIAAPDARDGTCSRRERPDYTAHLAAVSLRGKRIAVVKELDAMQSSVDPEVRRVLENTLNLCREEGAEIVEVSLPVSLEFGLPCYYILAPAEAGSNLARFDGVRYGLSCREDTLLDLYLTTRGAGFGTEVKRRILTGTYVLSSGYYDAYYLTAQKVRSLMKAEFRKAFEECDLIALPTAPAPPFKKGELVDDPIRMYLADVFTLPVNLAELPALSLNGGFTGGEKPLPVGVQFIAPQWGEPELLNAAAVLERHLGKARMAPRSAATEGGNVR
- the gatC gene encoding Asp-tRNA(Asn)/Glu-tRNA(Gln) amidotransferase subunit GatC; amino-acid sequence: MTISEKDVRHVADLARLRVEEKEIEPLVRHFEAILGHFATLSRAREEGRLNLDGVDPFLFSEREAPPLREDEPVRSTVRDDVLAAAPERKGSFFVVPRILEEE
- the gatB gene encoding Asp-tRNA(Asn)/Glu-tRNA(Gln) amidotransferase subunit GatB; the protein is MTFRYIPVIGLEIHVQLSTATKIFCPCSTDYIGAEPNTNVCPVCLGLPGSLPVLNKKAVELGVRAGLALSCTIKNHSVFHRKNYFYPDLPKAYQISQYDLPLAEGGEIFIPGDDGRPRRIRITRLHLEEDAGKLVHSAADGRLEGAAFSFVDYNRGGVPLAEIVSEPDITSPGEAREYVARIRQTMRYLGVSDGDMERGSLRVDANVSVKKTDEATGEVLCWGERTEIKNMNSLRAVERALQYEIRRQTAVLAEGGSLERETRHWNDGEGVTTSMRSKEAADDYRYFPDPDIPPIVVTEELLESTRNALPELPWTKEGRFAEKYGLPETDAAFMAESLPVALYFEECVKSGASPLRAANWIRTEVFRVMNEKGFSMDSFPVKPSALAELVSLVDGGKLSTTVAREVFARLAEGRSFKDALEAAGASPGGLSSEDVEKMVERVLRANGDVVEEIRSGRDPKGKKIKFLAGLVMREARGQADVAAISGILERRLKEDR
- the lysS gene encoding lysine--tRNA ligase, with product MDVQYEKDAPNRIPQGNDGEDEIVRQRKDKLERLIAEEGYNPYLVEKWDRKHSLAYVRENFSHLAEDEIDESVTIVTAGRVMALRKHGKAAFANLADETDSLQLYFQFNAMGEEKYTFAKKWVDSGDWVGIIGHPFRTQRGELTIHVRECVLLCKALRPLPEKWHGLKDTEVRYRRRYTDLIANPEVRETFRKRSKIISSIRKTLEDHGTIEVETPILSVLAGGANARPFKTFHNALGMEMYLRIATELYLKRLVVGMFGRVYEMGKNFRNEGLDTMHNPEFTAMEVYWAYADYHDMMDLTEEIIRNAADVVCGPGNPRKVRFQDVDLDFDRPFKRGSMLDLVAEYTGIDFRGIAEDDEARRIAKDRGVEIKGTESRFTVLNLMFETFVEEKLIQPTFVTGHPTEISPLAKRDPENPDYTRRFELFICGKEVANAFSELNDPLDQRGRFEDQLKKKEAGDDEAHDFDEDFINAIETGLPPTGGLGIGVDRLVMFLTDSRSIRDVILFPTMKPLPSRTREDGGEAAGE
- the ligA gene encoding NAD-dependent DNA ligase LigA → MPRDEERALEIPEEVRRRAAFLQRELARHGRLYYVEDAPEIPDDEYDALYRELVDLEATWPELASPDSPTKRVGAKASERFEKVTLSVPMLSLDNALNGEDLDGFLNRTAPWAAGGYVCEMKIDGLAVSLTYEDGAFVRGTTRGDGRVGEDITANLRTIRTLPLTLSDFPRGRVEVRGEVFLERKYFARLNEEREERGEPLFANPRNAAAGSLRQLDPAVTAGRRLSIYLYSVVFPEHLGLASQREILEWLSRVGFPVQKAWQFCPDGDAVKEFVAAWEKRRFSLPYATDGVVVKLDSLRAWSEMGSTSHAPRWAIAFKYPPEEKTTRLSDIIVSVGRTGVLTPVAVLEPVTLSGTVVRRASLHNEDELRRKDLRIGDMVRVRKAGEIIPEVLGAVKELRNGTEREFVMPEACPSCGSPVVRLKGEAALRCMNRASCPAQLKEGIRHFASRGGMDIRGLGDRLVEQLVDKGIVRTVSDLYRLSIDSVAGLDRMGPKSAENLLEAVRTSKERPFSRLLAALGIRFVGARGAEILAEAFRDVQTLSKAPEEALASVEGIGPVMAASIRSFFAREQNRKLLEELAELGLRGALPAPEEQPGEQGSRFLEGMRIVFTGELDSLTRSEAEALAKAAGAACSSSVSSRTSLVVAGKEAGSKLAKAAALGVPIVGEEEFLEMIRSGRTS
- a CDS encoding tRNA-dihydrouridine synthase family protein, whose translation is MSAFPPVFSVVAPHRTEAGGLALESPLLLAPLAGVTIPPLRLFYSLLGAAAVHTEMISCAGLRRANRKTAAMLDILPGEAPVIVQLFAGDTETMLRGAETALEGTSFRAVGINMACPMPKVLKKGAGARLLENPGTAFSMVSSLSGLGLPVWPKIRKCPPGYPLTTEEFCRGLLDAGASLVCLHGRTPAQRYSGEADREIVGAMAAKFPEKICASGDVYTPEQAADYLRRGCRTVLMARGALADPFLFARTLAFLGYDVHNSYRNPSPDFQMSLLLHFGDSVCGYCGPRMAVLFVKRLLSGMFRGVRGIGGLRRAAARVLCWTELRGILERCDAYFERREECSGCTI
- a CDS encoding type III pantothenate kinase: MLLVLDVGNTTTVIGIYDGETLVKHWRLMSERRTSDELGIFLLNLLDICGIPRASIDGAIYSSVVPSLDMALSEGLREYLAVEPVKVTSALDLGIDIAYSPKHEVGADRLVNSVAGKAKYGAPLIVVDFGTAITLDILNYEGAYLGGTISPGLVTGMESLFGRTAKLPQVSLEPPKTVIGNNTIGSIQAGILFGNAGLVDFLVRKTWDELGGRTPVAATGGHAAVIGAISETITTVDPWLTLEGLRLIHERNRPL